The following coding sequences are from one Diospyros lotus cultivar Yz01 chromosome 7, ASM1463336v1, whole genome shotgun sequence window:
- the LOC127806870 gene encoding probable monogalactosyldiacylglycerol synthase 3, chloroplastic isoform X2: protein MAAAPPAKSINKVLQRVGVYGFGGSSQKRCKYEIEDDDNGGEGTMEMMQIGADRPKNVLILMSDTGGGHRASAEAIRDAFRLEFGDEYEVIVKDVWKEYTGWPLNDMERSYKFMVKHVQLWKVAFHSTSPRWVHSVYLAAIAAFYAKFHPAVNRCYCPSEEVAKRALLDGLEESQLGVFGLPIRPSFCRAVLVKDDLRVELEMDPELPAVLLMGGGEGMGPVKKTAKALGESLFDKELEKPIGQLIVICGRNKDLASTLLSLEWKIPVKIRGFETQMEKWMGACDCIITKAGPGTIAEALIRGLPIILNDYIPGQEKGNVPYVVENGAGVFSRSPKETARLVAEWFSTKTDELKRMSENALKLAQPEAVFNIVKDIHELSCQRGPLASVPYELTASFSSLI from the exons ATGGCGGCGGCGCCGCCGGCGAAGTCGATCAACAAGGTGTTGCAGAGAGTGGGGGTGTATGGTTTCGGTGGGAGCAGCCAGAAGAGGTGCAAGTACGAGATTGAGGATGACGACAACGGAGGCGAAGGCACGATGGAGATGATGCAAATTGGCGCTGACCGGCCCAAGAACGTGCTGATCTTGATGAGCGACACCGGCGGCGGCCACCGCGCGTCGGCGGAGGCGATCCGCGACGCGTTCCGGTTGGAGTTCGGCGATGAGTACGAG GTTATCGTGAAGGATGTTTGGAAGGAGTATACCGGCTGGCCGCTTAACGACATGGAGAGATCTTACAAGTTCATGGTTAAACACGTACAACTTTGGAAGGTTGCATTTCACAGTACCTCTCCCCGATGGGTACACTCTGTCTACCTTGCAGCCATTGCCGCCTTTTATGCCAA GTTTCACCCTGCGGTCAACAGATGCTACTGCCCGTCAGAGGAGGTTGCAAAGAGGGCTTTACTTGATGGCCTAGAAGAATCCCAATTGGGTGTTTTTGGCCTGCCAATCAGGCCCTCCTTTTGCCGTGCTGTTCTTGTCAAG GATGATTTAAGGGTTGAACTCGAGATGGATCCTGAATTGCCTGCAGTGTTGCTGATGGGGGGTGGTGAAGGAATGGGTCCAGTTAAGAAAACTGCAAAGGCCCTCGGAGAATCTCTATTTGACAAAGAACTTGAGAAACCAATAGGGCAGCTGATTGTTATTTGTGGTCGTAACAAAGACCTAGCTTCTACACTGCTCTCGCTTGAGTGGAAAATCCCGGTGAAG ATTAGAGGGTTTGAGACTCAGATGGAGAAGTGGATGGGTGCTTGCGACTGCATTATTACGAAA GCAGGGCCCGGTACAATTGCAGAGGCATTGATCAGAGGGCTTCCGATCATTCTCAACGACTATATTCCTGGACAG GAAAAGGGTAACGTTCCCTATGTGGTAGAAAACGGTGCTGGTGTCTTCTCCCGGAGCCCCAAGGAAACAGCCAGGCTTGTGGCCGAATGGTTTAGCACCAAAACAGATGAACTCAAGAGAATGTCAGAGAATGCCCTCAAACTCGCCCAACCAGAGGCCGTTTTCAACATCGTGAAGGACATTCACGAACTATCATGCCAGCGGGGGCCCCTAGCCAGCGTCCCCTACGAGCTAACAGCATCGTTCTCCAGCCTAATTTAA
- the LOC127806997 gene encoding actin-related protein 2/3 complex subunit 3 → MVYHSSFVDEEGITEACGCPLLPLKSHIRGPAPVSDQDKSDIADEAITFFRANVFFRNFDIQSPADKLLIYLTFYINVALKRLEGCRTLAEGTKAIINLGLENVPVPGEPGFRFPGLFALPQSREEAELLRNYLKQIREETSGRLLSVAYRANGTPNKWWLAFAKRKFMNIILP, encoded by the exons ATG GTTTACCACTCCAGTTTTGTTGATGAGGAAGGGATCACTGAAGCTTGTGGATGccctcttcttcctctaaaaAGCCATATAAGGGGTCCTGCTCCGGTTTCAGATCAAG ATAAAAGTGATATTGCTGATGAGGCAATCACATTCTTTCGTGCCAATGTCTTCTTCAGAAATTTTGATATCCAAAGTCCAGCTGATAAGCTTCTTATCTATCTGACCTTCTACATCAATGTCGCTTTGAAGAGACTTGAGGGATGCAGAACTTTGGCTGAAGGGACCAAAGCGATCATTAACTTGGGGCTGGAAAATGTTCCTGTGCCTGGAGAGCCAGGTTTTCGCTTTCCAGGCCTCTTTGCACTACCTCAATCACGAGAAGAAGCAG AGCTGTTGAGGAACTACTTGAAGCAGATAAGGGAGGAAACAAGCGGGAGACTGCTGAGCGTTGCATACAGGGCCAATGGCACTCCCAACAAATGGTGGCTGGCTTTTGCCAAGCGTAAATTCATGAACATTATCCTTCCCTGA
- the LOC127806870 gene encoding monogalactosyldiacylglycerol synthase 2, chloroplastic isoform X1, translated as MAAAPPAKSINKVLQRVGVYGFGGSSQKRCKYEIEDDDNGGEGTMEMMQIGADRPKNVLILMSDTGGGHRASAEAIRDAFRLEFGDEYEVIVKDVWKEYTGWPLNDMERSYKFMVKHVQLWKVAFHSTSPRWVHSVYLAAIAAFYAKEVEAGLMEYKPDIIISVHPLMQHIPLWVLKWQGLQKKVIFVTVITDLNTCHRTWFHPAVNRCYCPSEEVAKRALLDGLEESQLGVFGLPIRPSFCRAVLVKDDLRVELEMDPELPAVLLMGGGEGMGPVKKTAKALGESLFDKELEKPIGQLIVICGRNKDLASTLLSLEWKIPVKIRGFETQMEKWMGACDCIITKAGPGTIAEALIRGLPIILNDYIPGQEKGNVPYVVENGAGVFSRSPKETARLVAEWFSTKTDELKRMSENALKLAQPEAVFNIVKDIHELSCQRGPLASVPYELTASFSSLI; from the exons ATGGCGGCGGCGCCGCCGGCGAAGTCGATCAACAAGGTGTTGCAGAGAGTGGGGGTGTATGGTTTCGGTGGGAGCAGCCAGAAGAGGTGCAAGTACGAGATTGAGGATGACGACAACGGAGGCGAAGGCACGATGGAGATGATGCAAATTGGCGCTGACCGGCCCAAGAACGTGCTGATCTTGATGAGCGACACCGGCGGCGGCCACCGCGCGTCGGCGGAGGCGATCCGCGACGCGTTCCGGTTGGAGTTCGGCGATGAGTACGAG GTTATCGTGAAGGATGTTTGGAAGGAGTATACCGGCTGGCCGCTTAACGACATGGAGAGATCTTACAAGTTCATGGTTAAACACGTACAACTTTGGAAGGTTGCATTTCACAGTACCTCTCCCCGATGGGTACACTCTGTCTACCTTGCAGCCATTGCCGCCTTTTATGCCAA AGAGGTTGAGGCTGGTCTTATGGAGTACAAACCAGACATTATCATCAGTGTTCATCCCCTTATGCAACACATCCCTTTGTGGGTTCTTAAGTGGCAAGGCTTACAAAAGAAAGTAATTTTTGTCACCGTCATCACTGACCTTAATACTTGCCACCGAACATG GTTTCACCCTGCGGTCAACAGATGCTACTGCCCGTCAGAGGAGGTTGCAAAGAGGGCTTTACTTGATGGCCTAGAAGAATCCCAATTGGGTGTTTTTGGCCTGCCAATCAGGCCCTCCTTTTGCCGTGCTGTTCTTGTCAAG GATGATTTAAGGGTTGAACTCGAGATGGATCCTGAATTGCCTGCAGTGTTGCTGATGGGGGGTGGTGAAGGAATGGGTCCAGTTAAGAAAACTGCAAAGGCCCTCGGAGAATCTCTATTTGACAAAGAACTTGAGAAACCAATAGGGCAGCTGATTGTTATTTGTGGTCGTAACAAAGACCTAGCTTCTACACTGCTCTCGCTTGAGTGGAAAATCCCGGTGAAG ATTAGAGGGTTTGAGACTCAGATGGAGAAGTGGATGGGTGCTTGCGACTGCATTATTACGAAA GCAGGGCCCGGTACAATTGCAGAGGCATTGATCAGAGGGCTTCCGATCATTCTCAACGACTATATTCCTGGACAG GAAAAGGGTAACGTTCCCTATGTGGTAGAAAACGGTGCTGGTGTCTTCTCCCGGAGCCCCAAGGAAACAGCCAGGCTTGTGGCCGAATGGTTTAGCACCAAAACAGATGAACTCAAGAGAATGTCAGAGAATGCCCTCAAACTCGCCCAACCAGAGGCCGTTTTCAACATCGTGAAGGACATTCACGAACTATCATGCCAGCGGGGGCCCCTAGCCAGCGTCCCCTACGAGCTAACAGCATCGTTCTCCAGCCTAATTTAA